A single region of the Brachypodium distachyon strain Bd21 chromosome 3, Brachypodium_distachyon_v3.0, whole genome shotgun sequence genome encodes:
- the LOC100836890 gene encoding protein phosphatase inhibitor 2 isoform X1, which translates to MKANESRKARGHVKWNEENLNDIESTKPVRQKIAEPKTPYHPMLDEHEGSVSPKRCIEESGDKSPPHVDAITSALMQAVSSGNFSARDSWESCGIEEQAINQGKDFEEHRKAHYDEFRKVQEHLQKGTLSGETDEYLNSEVSINKPSTS; encoded by the exons ATGAAAGCTAATGAATCCAGAAAGGCAAG GGGCCATGTGAAATGGAACGAAGAAAACCTGAATGATATCGAGTCAACTAAACCAGTAAGACAGAAAATCGCTGAGCCTAAGACCCCATACCACCCTATGCTTGATGAACATGAAG GATCTGTGTCACCAAAAAGATGTATTGAAGAGTCAGGGGATAAGTCCCCCCCCCATGTTGACGCCATTACATCCGCTTTGATGCAAGCTGTTTCAAGTGGAAATTTTTCAGCCAGAGATAGTTGGGAATCATGTGGCATTGAAGAACAAGCCATAAATCAAGGCAAAG ATTTTGAAGAACACCGGAAGGCTCACTATGATGAATTCCGCAAGGTGCAGGAACATCTTCAGAAGGGAACCCTGTCTGGTGAAACTGATGAATATTTGAACTCCGAAGTGTCGATCAACAAACCCTCGACGAGTTGA
- the LOC100836890 gene encoding protein phosphatase inhibitor 2 isoform X2, translated as MNPERGHVKWNEENLNDIESTKPVRQKIAEPKTPYHPMLDEHEGSVSPKRCIEESGDKSPPHVDAITSALMQAVSSGNFSARDSWESCGIEEQAINQGKDFEEHRKAHYDEFRKVQEHLQKGTLSGETDEYLNSEVSINKPSTS; from the exons ATGAATCCAGAAAG GGGCCATGTGAAATGGAACGAAGAAAACCTGAATGATATCGAGTCAACTAAACCAGTAAGACAGAAAATCGCTGAGCCTAAGACCCCATACCACCCTATGCTTGATGAACATGAAG GATCTGTGTCACCAAAAAGATGTATTGAAGAGTCAGGGGATAAGTCCCCCCCCCATGTTGACGCCATTACATCCGCTTTGATGCAAGCTGTTTCAAGTGGAAATTTTTCAGCCAGAGATAGTTGGGAATCATGTGGCATTGAAGAACAAGCCATAAATCAAGGCAAAG ATTTTGAAGAACACCGGAAGGCTCACTATGATGAATTCCGCAAGGTGCAGGAACATCTTCAGAAGGGAACCCTGTCTGGTGAAACTGATGAATATTTGAACTCCGAAGTGTCGATCAACAAACCCTCGACGAGTTGA
- the LOC100829312 gene encoding transcription termination factor MTERF5, chloroplastic, with protein MTSLQAAPRLRLHLAPCEPRGRLLPPSRLVLSPSSCRLYTLISRQLPICNAQSYADDLLVASAQSSTIARSRLLAAEREEAKAVLSLFLRQKGLRSAVAARIANKSDGFIEHLVSKLQIAYRSRYAEGRELSTPEIRDALLPYLEALSKEHGDGLFEVVENFPDPFAAERESLSYSMVLTPTSSNKQKAIARVSTPTSGGALPELVLYLLDFGMDHEEIKNIVRKFPAFAYYNVDRKIKPLVDLLLELGVPRSSIPGIIRKRPQLCGISLTDNLKPMMAYMENIGVNKAQWGKVLCRFPAFLTYSRQKVEVTVSYLTELGVSSENIGKILTRCPHLMSYSVNDNLRPTAEYFRSIGADAASLIQKCPQAFGLNIESKLKPITKFFLDREFSIEEIGIMVNRFGIIHTLSLEENLLPKYEYFLTMGYPRYELVKFPQYFGYSLEQRIKPRYARMTGCGVRLILNQMLSISDSRFQEILQKKMDKA; from the exons atgaCGAGCCTGCAGGCGGCCCCGCGCCTCAGACTCCACCTGGCCCCGTGCGAGCCCCGCGGCCGGCTGCTTCCGCCGTCGAGGCTCGTCCTCTCCCCGTCCTCCTGCAG GCTTTACACTCTCATATCCAGACAACTTCCCATTTGCAATGCACAATCAT ATGCTGATGATTTACTGGTAGCTAGTGCGCAAAGCTCCACCATTGCTCGCTCAAGGTTGcttgctgcagaaagagaGGAAGCAAAGGCTGTGCTATCGCTTTTCTTAAGGCAGAAAGGTTTGAGAAGTGCGGTGGCTGCACGTATCGCCAACAAATCAGATGGTTTCATTGAGCACCTGGTTTCAAAGCTCCAGATTGCTTACAGATCTCGATATGCTGAAG GAAGGGAGTTGAGCACACCTGAAATCAGAGATGCTCTCCTCCCATATCTAGAAGCTCTTTCTAAAGAACATGGAGATGGTttgttcgaggtggtggagaacttccctgatcctTTTGCTGCGGAAAGGGAATCCTTGTCTTACTCGATGGTACTTACACCGACAAGCTCCAATAAACAGAAGGCAATTGCTCGAGTAAGCACACCAACCTCAGGGGGAGCCCTGCCTGAGCTAGTGCTCTACCTACTGGACTTTGGCATGGATCATGAGGAGATCAAGAATATCGTGCGCAAGTTCCCAGCATTTGCGTATTACAATGTGGATCGTAAGATAAAGCCCCTGGTGGATCTACTGCTTGAGCTTGGTGTGCCAAGGTCAAGCATACCCGGAATCATCAGGAAGAGACCTCAGCTATGTGGAATCAGCTTAACAGATAATCTGAAACCTATGATGGCCTATATGGAAAATATTGGTGTCAACAAAGCTCAGTGGGGCAAGGTGCTATGCCGGTTCCCTGCATTTCTCACATATAGCAGGCAGAAGGTGGAGGTAACAGTGAGCTACCTTACTGAGCTAGGAGTTTCTAGTGAAAACATTGGCAAGATCCTGACACGATGTCCTCATCTCATGAGCTACAGTGTTAACGACAACCTCAGGCCAACTGCTGAATACTTTCGGTCCATTGGTGCAGATGCTGCATCTCTCATTCAGAAATGCCCCCAGGCCTTTGGTCTGAACATCGAGTCAAAGCTGAAGCCGATCACAAAGTTTTTTCTGGATAGAGAGTTCAGCATCGAGGAAATTGGCATTATGGTGAATAGATTTGGTATTATTCACACACTCAGTTTGGAAGAAAATCTGCTCCCAAAATACGAATACTTCCTGACAATGGGTTACCCAAGGTATGAACTTGTGAAGTTTCCACAATACTTCGGGTACAGCTTAGAGCAGCGGATAAAACCTCGCTATGCTCGGATGACCGGGTGTGGAGTAAGGTTGATTTTGAACCAGATGCTGTCAATCTCAGATAGCAGATTTCAGGAAATCCTGCAAAAGAAGATGGATAAAGCGTGA
- the LOC100837197 gene encoding pre-mRNA-splicing factor ISY1 homolog: MARNEEKAQSMLNRFITMKQDEKRKPRERRPYLASECRDLADADRWRAEILREIGVKVTEIQNEGLGEHRLRDLNDEINKLLRERGHWERRILELGGRDYARSSNAPLMTDLDGNIVAIPNPSGRGPGYRYFGAAKKLPGVRELFDKPPEVRKRRTRYEIHKRINAGYYGYYDDEDGVLEPLEAAAEKRMRDEVVTEWHRVERVRREAMKGVVSGEVAAAGGRGGEAAREVLFEEVEEEVEEERRQEEEKREREKGEEAGREFVAHVPLPDEKEIERMVLEKKKKELLSKYTSDTLQDEQKEAKEMLNVQR, encoded by the coding sequence ATGGCTCGTAACGAGGAGAAGGCGCAGTCCATGCTGAATCGCTTCATCACGATGAAGCAGGACGAGAAGCGCAAGCCCCGCGAGCGCCGGCCCTACCTCGCCTCCGAGTGCCGGGACCTCGCCGATGCCGACCGCTGGCGCGCGGAGATCCTGCGCGAGATCGGCGTCAAGGTCACCGAGATCCAGAACGAGGGCCTCGGCGAGCACCGCCTCCGGGACCTCAACGACGAGATCAACAAGCTCCTCCGCGAGCGCGGCCACTGGGAGCGCCGAATCCTCGAGCTCGGCGGTCGCGACTACGCTCGCAGCTCCAACGCCCCGCTCATGACCGACCTCGACGGCAACATCGTCGCTATCCCCAACCCCTCCGGCCGTGGCCCGGGCTACCGCTACTTTGGTGCTGCCAAGAAGCTACCCGGCGTCCGTGAGCTATTCGACAAGCCACCTGAGGTCCGCAAGCGTCGTACCCGATACGAGATCCACAAGCGCATTAATGCTGGGTACTATGGGTACTATGACGACGAGGATGGCGTGCTAGAGCCCCTTGAGGCTGCTGCGGAGAAGCGAATGCGGGATGAAGTTGTCACAGAATGGCACCGCGTGGAGCGTGTGCGTCGGGAGGCCATGAAGGGTGTGGTGAGTGGCGAAGTGGCTGCAGCAGGTGGGCGTGGTGGAGAGGCAGCTAGGGAAGTGCTGttcgaggaggtggaggaggaggttgaggaggagaggaggcaggaggaggagaagagggaaagagagaagggagaagaGGCTGGGAGAGAGTTTGTTGCACATGTGCCGCTCCCTGATGAGAAGGAGATTGAGCGAATGGTGctagagaagaagaagaaggagctgCTAAGCAAGTACACCAGTGACACCCTGCAGGACGAACAgaaggaggccaaggagatgcTCAATGTGCAACGCTAG
- the LOC100829612 gene encoding UBP1-associated protein 2B yields the protein MGRKRKRKRRASKDELSEERADPEMAGEGVGEEEGHDDSATNQPPLMLDDCEEGEEEEAIEGLLEPFSRGELLDLLVEACLRDSALLSRLAASAASDATHRRLFVHGLGPGSNSAALAAAFAPFGVLEESHAVADRATGRCRGYGFVTFRRSSSARRALADASKRVGDRPVACQLASLGSAGPCPEMRKLFVDKVPAGASRDELRKFFCQFGEIEAGPLGADHATGRFHRYAIFLYKSPGGLRKALEEPRKVFDGCELHCRPAHSKKRATAEPINADGQINATGSTALPTFHPKEVASTSGMHPLLGSNSPMAKGTSSTEVLFYHNAGAGGAGILGASPLAMAVPSTHSRNTLDSH from the coding sequence ATGGGGCGGAAGCGGAAGCGGAAGCGGCGCGCCTCCAAGGACGAGCTGTCGGAGGAGCGAGCCGATCCAGAAATGGCAGGAGAGGGagtcggggaggaggagggccaCGATGACTCCGCGACGAACCAGCCGCCATTGATGCTCGATGACTgcgaggagggggaggaggaggaagccatcGAGGGGCTTCTGGAGCCGTTCAGCAGGGGCGAGCTCCTCGACCTCCTGGTCGAGGCCTGTCTCCGGGACTCCGCCCTGCTCTCCCGCCTCGCTGCCTCAGCGGCCTCCGACGCCACACATCGTCGCCTCTTCGTTCACGGCCTCGGCCCCGGTTCCAATTCTGCTGCgcttgccgccgccttcgctcCCTTTGGCGTCCTCGAAGAGTcccacgccgtcgccgaccgTGCCACCGGCCGCTGCCGTGGCTATGGCTTCGTCACCTTCCGCCGCAGCTCATccgcccgccgcgcgctcGCCGACGCCTCCAAGCGCGTCGGCGACCGCCCCGTCGCCTGCCAGCTCGCCTCCCTCGGCTCAGCCGGCCCCTGCCCCGAAATGCGTAAGCTCTTCGTTGACAAGGTGCCCGCGGGCGCCTCGCGCGACGAGCTGAGGAAGTTTTTCTGCCAGTTCGGCGAAATCGAGGCGGGGCCCCTCGGCGCCGATCATGCAACCGGGCGTTTCCATAGGTACGCGATCTTCCTCTATAAGTCCCCAGGGGGGCTCAGGAAGGCGCTTGAGGAGCCCAGGAAGGTGTTCGACGGGTGCGAGCTCCACTGCCGGCCTGCACACAGCAAGAAGCGTGCAACCGCGGAACCTATAAACGCCGATGGCCAGATAAATGCCACTGGTTCCACGGCCTTGCCAACTTTCCATCCTAAGGAGGTTGCATCAACTTCTGGCATGCATCCGCTTCTTGGATCAAATTCGCCAATGGCAAAGGGGACTAGCTCAACCGAGGTTCTCTTTTATCATAATGCTGGGGCAGGCGGCGCTGGTATCTTGGGTGCATCCCCTCTGGCCATGGCTGTACCCTCTACGCACAGCCGGAACACGCTTGATAGCCATTGA
- the LOC100837712 gene encoding protein FLOWERING LOCUS T: MSRDPLVVGNVVGDILDPFIKSASLKILYNNRELTNGSDLKPSQVVNEPRIEIAGRDMRNLYTLVMVDPDSPSPSNPTKREYLHWLVTDIPESANASYGNEIVSYESPKPTAGIHRFVFVIFRQSVRQTIDAPGWRPNFNSRDFSALYNLGPPVASVFFNCQRETGCGGRRYIR, from the exons ATGTCAAGGGATCCACTTGTTGTAGGCAACGTAGTTGGAGATATCTTGGACCCATTTATCAAATCAGCATCACTCAAAATCCTATACAACAATAGGGAGCTGACTAATGGATCTGACCTCAAGCCTTCACAGGTAGTGAATGAGCCAAGGATTGAGATTGCTGGCCGTGACATGAGAAACCTTTACACTTTG GTGATGGTGGATCCCGACTCACCAAGTCCAAGCAATCCAACCAAAAGAGAATACCTTCACTG GTTGGTGACAGATATTCCAGAATCAGCAAATGCAAGCTATG GAAACGAGATAGTCAGCTATGAAAGTCCAAAGCCAACAGCAGGAATACATCGCTTTGTCTTTGTGATTTTCCGCCAATCTGTCAGGCAGACTATTGATGCACCAGGATGGAGACCCAACTTTAACTCAAGGGACTTCTCAGCACTTTACAATCTAGGCCCACCAGTGGCTTCAGTGTTCTTCAACTGCCAAAGGGAGACTGGATGTGGTGGCAGACGATACATTCGATGA